The following proteins are encoded in a genomic region of Ailuropoda melanoleuca isolate Jingjing chromosome 10, ASM200744v2, whole genome shotgun sequence:
- the ZSCAN32 gene encoding LOW QUALITY PROTEIN: zinc finger and SCAN domain-containing protein 32 (The sequence of the model RefSeq protein was modified relative to this genomic sequence to represent the inferred CDS: inserted 2 bases in 1 codon), which translates to PELLTLPSGVQAPVDSPCVPWPLTAGVQWGDDKTETLLAILLDGQHHEKLETRQHSQTYRAVAEQLWEQGFLRTPEQCRTKFNSLWSRYHKVRPGRVPELSVLNEEVDAVSGSWASAPKVASRAVPGQEGRAAESGERSQQNGEPTEVGEGVWADGAAGDEEDFRDPSWEGGRLDLPVLFPPRAGLEIKNKAKKENQKWDDSGQAEVTKALWRESSEIFWHPEPKRGQKGEPEPREQRRCSPGEHEGRPPSEDRRTQQTLRAGEAACAHVLSGGDCSQGSPCHHQPVPELKKTSKCQQCGKSFSQGSYLIRHXIHTGEKPHKCSECGNGFSEHSNLTAHIRMHTGERLYHCGQCGKSFNQSSSLIVHQRTHTREKPYQCTVFGKRFNNSSQFSAYWQVHTQQRPHPCAHCGKSFNNSSRICAHQETHWGEAVHVVSV; encoded by the exons CCTGAGCTGCTAACCTTGCCGAGTGGTGTGCAGGCCCCTGTGGACTCACCGTGTGTCCCTTGGCCCCTGACAGCAGGTGTGCAATGGGGCGACGACAAGACCGAGACGCTCCTGGCCATCCTCTTGGATGGTCAACATCATGAGAAACTCGAGACTCGTCAGCACAGCCAGACCTACAGGGCGGTGGCAGAACAACTGTGGGAGCAGGGCTTTCTGCGCACGCCAGAGCAGTGTCGCACCAAGTTCAACAGCCTGTGGTCGAGGTACCACAAGGTGAGGCCAGGCCGTGTGCCTGAGCTTTCTGTCCTTAATGAGGAAGTGGATGCCGTGTCCGGCTCCTGGGCCTCTGCACCCAAGGTGGCAAGCCGTGCTGTTCCTGGCCAAGAGGGAAGGGCTGCGGAGTCTGGAGAGCGGAGTCAGCAGAATGGGGAGCCCACAGAGGTCGGAGAAGGGGTCTGGGCCGATGGTGCAGCCGGGGATGAAGAGGACTTCCGGGATCCTAGCTGGGAAGGTGGGAGACTTGACCTGCCAGTCTTGTTCCCACCCAGAGCTG GTCTTGAGATCAAGAACAAAGCtaaaaaagagaatcagaaatgGGATGATTCAGGGCAAGCAGAAGTGACGAAGGCTCTATGGAGAGAGTCTAGTGAAATTTTTTGGCACCCTGAGCCCAAGAGAGGCCAGAAGGGTGAGCCTGAGCCAAGAGAGCAACGTAGATGTTCTCCAGGGGAGCATGAGGGGAGACCTCCGTCCGAGGACAGGAGGACTCAGCAGACACTCCGTGCCGGGGAGGCGGCTTGTGCACATGTCCTGAGTGGGGGAGACTGCTCTCAGGGCTCTCCCTGTCACCATCAGCCAGTCCCTGAACTGAAAAAAACATCTAAGTGCCAGCAGTGTGGGAAAAGCTTTAGCCAAGGTTCTTACCTCATTCGGCA CatccacacaggagagaagcctcacaagtgcagtgaatgtgggaatgGCTTCAGTGAGCATTCCAACCTCACTGCCCACATAAGGATGCACACGGGGGAGAGACTCTACCACTGTGGGCAATGTGGGAAAAGCTTCAACCAGAGCTCCAGCCTCATTGTCCACCAGAGGACCCACACCCGGGAGAAGCCTTATCAGTGCACTGTTTTTGGGAAGAGATTCAACAACAGCTCTCAGTTCAGCGCCTACTGGCAAGTCCACACCCAGCAGAGGCCCCACCCCTGTGCGCACTGTGGGAAAAGCTTCAACAACAGCTCCCGCATCTGTGCCCACCAGGAGACACACTGGGGGGAAGCTGTACACGTGGTCTCGGTGTGA